The Vespula pensylvanica isolate Volc-1 chromosome 5, ASM1446617v1, whole genome shotgun sequence genome includes a window with the following:
- the LOC122629640 gene encoding 40S ribosomal protein S2 produces the protein MADSAPAARGGFRGGFGTRGAGGDRGGPRGRGRGGRARGRGRGRGKEDSKEWIPVTKLGRLVRDGKIQSLEHIYLFSLPIKEYEIIDKFLGPDLKDEVLKIMPVQKQTRAGQRTRFKAFVAIGDTNGHIGLGVKCSKEVATAIRGAIILAKLSVVPVRRGYWGNKIGKPHTVPCKVTGKCGSVQVRLIPAPRGTGIVSAPVPKKLLQMAGIEDCYTSARGSTCTLGNFAKATYAAIAKTYAYLTPDLWNEQPLLKAPYQEYADYLSKTHKTVAGQRAAEVV, from the exons atggCGGACTCTGCTCCAGCCGCGCGTGGGGGTTTTCGTGGAGGTTTTGGTACTCGAGGTGCTGGCGGAGATCGTGGTGGTCCTCGAGGAAGGGGTCGTGGGGGAAGAGCAAGAGGACGTGGTCGTGGTCGTGGCAAAGAAGATAGTAAAGAATGGATACCTGTTACTAAGTTGGGCCGTTTAGTTAGAGATGGAAAGATACAGTCTTTAGAacatatttatctcttttctttacctatcaaagaatatgaaattattgataaatttcttgGACCTGATCTTAAAGACGAAGTCTTAAAAATTATGCCGGTCCAAAAACAAACTAGAGCGGGTCAACGTACTCGTTTTAAG gcCTTTGTAGCAATTGGAGATACCAACGGTCATATTGGTTTAGGTGTGAAGTGTTCTAAAGAAGTAGCTACTGCTATTCGTGGTGCTATTATTCTTGCTAAACTTTCTGTAGTACCTGTACGCAGAGGTTATTGGGGAAATAAAATTGGTAAACCACATACAGTACCTTGCAAAGTAACTGGTAAATGTGGATCAGTACAAGTGCGTTTAATTCCTGCACCTAGAGGTACAGGAATTGTATCAGCACCTGTTCCTAAAAAACTGTTACAAATGGCTGGTATCGAAGATTGTTATACCTCAGCCAGAGGATCTACTTGCACTCTGGGTAATTTTGCAAAAGCAACATATGCTGCTATAGCTAAGACTTATGCTTATTTAACACCAGATCTATGGAACGAACAACCTTTACTTAAAGCACCATATCAAGAATATGCTGATTATTTGTCCAAGACTCATAAAACTGTAGCAGGTCAGCGAGCTGCTGAAGTTGTGTAA
- the LOC122629642 gene encoding probable DNA-directed RNA polymerases I and III subunit RPAC2: MGRLAELVGDQMYGEKSRTFIFSEEGHTLGNALQFIISQYPDVEFCGYTVPHPAETKMHFRIQTKKGRATDVLKRGLQDLKKVCDHTLETFNEACKEYRNP; this comes from the exons atggGACGTCTTGCAGAG CTGGTTGGTGATCAAATGTATGGAGAAAAGTCTAGaactttcatattttcagAAGAAGGCCATACATTGGGAAATGCActtcaatttataatatctcaATA tcCTGATGTAGAATTCTGTGGATATACTGTACCTCATCCAGCAGAAACTAAGATGCACTTCAGAATACAAACTAAAAAAGGTCGAGCTACGGACGTATTAAAACGTGGACTTCAAGATTTGAAGAAAGTTTGTGATCACACTTTGGAAACTTTCAATGAAGCATGTAAAGAATACAGAAATCCCTAA